One genomic segment of Choristoneura fumiferana chromosome Z, NRCan_CFum_1, whole genome shotgun sequence includes these proteins:
- the LOC141431950 gene encoding ATP synthase F(1) complex subunit gamma, mitochondrial-like isoform X1, translating to MVQLKQVSLRLKSIKNIQKITKTMKMVSASKFTRAERELRAARPFGYGPRKFYESSHLMKKKPDEDANKKADASAPPPPPEELPVDKEEAKTLKKIYIAVTSDRGLCGGVHSGVARRIRRQMAALPTESPVPKIVCIGDKSRAMLRRQYAASMLVSVKDIGRIAPVFADASTMAAAITEAGYTYDIGEIFYNKFFSAVKYELSMVPFFNKTRIESAPNMNAFDDVDDDQLECYAEWTLAALLYYALKESAASEQSARMSAMDNATKNAGDMIRKLTLLFNRTRQAVITRELIEIISGAAALK from the exons atggtacaattaaagcAAGTATCATTACGATTGAAATCCATCAAAAACATTCAAAAGATCACTAAAACGATGAAGATGGTATCTGCTAGCAA GTTCACAAGAGCGGAAAGAGAGCTAAGAGCTGCCAGGCCTTTTGGCTATGGGCCTCGTAAGTTCTACGAGTCGAgtcatttaatgaaaaaaaaaccagatgAAGACGCTAATAAAAAAGCGGACGCTTCGGCACCGCCGCCACCACCGGAGGAGCTACCAGTAGACAAGGAAGAAGCGAAAACACTTAAGAAAATTTACATAGCTGTGACATCGGACCGAG GACTGTGCGGTGGGGTACACAGCGGCGTGGCGCGACGTATCCGCCGACAGATGGCAGCACTGCCAACGGAAAGCCCCGTACCCAAAATCGTCTGCATTGGCGACAAATCCCGCGCTATGCTGCGGAGACAATACGCAGCAAGTATGCTCGTCAGCGTTAAagat ATTGGCCGAATAGCACCTGTCTTCGCAGACGCCTCAACTATGGCCGCTGCTATAACAGAAGCAGGCTACACTTACGATATTGGAGAAATTTTCTACAACAAGTTTTTCAGTGCAGTCAAATACGAACTTAGCATGGTGCCTTTTTTCAACAAAACAAGGATTGAG TCCGCACCGAACATGAATGCGTTTGACGACGTAGACGACGACCAGCTGGAGTGCTACGCGGAGTGGACTCTAGCGGCGCTGCTGTACTACGCGCTGAAGGAGAGCGCGGCCTCGGAGCAGTCGGCGCGGATGTCCGCCATGGACAATGCCACGAAGAACGCCGGTGACATGATCCGCAAGCTTACTCTGCTCTTCAACAGGACCCGCCAGGCTGTCATCACCAGGGAGCTCATTGAGATCATATCGGGAGCAGCCGCTCTGAAATAA
- the LOC141431950 gene encoding ATP synthase subunit gamma, mitochondrial-like isoform X2 yields the protein MKKKPDEDANKKADASAPPPPPEELPVDKEEAKTLKKIYIAVTSDRGLCGGVHSGVARRIRRQMAALPTESPVPKIVCIGDKSRAMLRRQYAASMLVSVKDIGRIAPVFADASTMAAAITEAGYTYDIGEIFYNKFFSAVKYELSMVPFFNKTRIESAPNMNAFDDVDDDQLECYAEWTLAALLYYALKESAASEQSARMSAMDNATKNAGDMIRKLTLLFNRTRQAVITRELIEIISGAAALK from the exons atgaaaaaaaaaccagatgAAGACGCTAATAAAAAAGCGGACGCTTCGGCACCGCCGCCACCACCGGAGGAGCTACCAGTAGACAAGGAAGAAGCGAAAACACTTAAGAAAATTTACATAGCTGTGACATCGGACCGAG GACTGTGCGGTGGGGTACACAGCGGCGTGGCGCGACGTATCCGCCGACAGATGGCAGCACTGCCAACGGAAAGCCCCGTACCCAAAATCGTCTGCATTGGCGACAAATCCCGCGCTATGCTGCGGAGACAATACGCAGCAAGTATGCTCGTCAGCGTTAAagat ATTGGCCGAATAGCACCTGTCTTCGCAGACGCCTCAACTATGGCCGCTGCTATAACAGAAGCAGGCTACACTTACGATATTGGAGAAATTTTCTACAACAAGTTTTTCAGTGCAGTCAAATACGAACTTAGCATGGTGCCTTTTTTCAACAAAACAAGGATTGAG TCCGCACCGAACATGAATGCGTTTGACGACGTAGACGACGACCAGCTGGAGTGCTACGCGGAGTGGACTCTAGCGGCGCTGCTGTACTACGCGCTGAAGGAGAGCGCGGCCTCGGAGCAGTCGGCGCGGATGTCCGCCATGGACAATGCCACGAAGAACGCCGGTGACATGATCCGCAAGCTTACTCTGCTCTTCAACAGGACCCGCCAGGCTGTCATCACCAGGGAGCTCATTGAGATCATATCGGGAGCAGCCGCTCTGAAATAA
- the LOC141431967 gene encoding glycine cleavage system H protein-like, whose product MALTIIRAARQRQVGAAITYCCRVFYSSSTTITKGKFFTKKHEWISVNDNIGTVGISNYAQEALGEVVFAQLPAPGSELVAGEECAALESVKAASEVYTPVSGIITEKNTAVEASPSTINASCYDEGWLFRVRLTRLEELQQLMTAAAYNEFLKDATNH is encoded by the exons ATGGCATTAACAATTATTCGTGCAGCGAGGCAGAGGCAAGTCGGAGCCGCCATAACGTATTGTTGCAGAGTATTTTATAGCAGCAGCACAACCATCACAAAag GAAAATTCTTCACAAAAAAGCACGAGTGGATTTCTGTTAACGATAACATTGGAACCGTTGGCATTTCGAACTACGCACAG GAAGCCCTCGGCGAAGTAGTGTTCGCGCAGCTGCCGGCGCCGGGCTCGGAGCTGGTCGCAGGCGAAGAGTGCGCGGCGCTCGAGAGCGTCAAGGCTGCCAGTGAAGTCTACACACCGGTATCAGGAATT ATAACAGAGAAGAATACAGCAGTGGAAGCCTCTCCTTCCACAATTAACGCGTCATGCTACGACGAGGGCTGGCTGTTCCGGGTGCGGCTGACCAGGCTCGAGGAACTGCAGCAGCTGATGACGGCCGCAGCCTACAACGAGTTCCTGAAGGATGCCACGAACCACTAA
- the LOC141431975 gene encoding uncharacterized protein, translating to MSKKAAEGKSSGSTSEATESTPLVSKNGPEDPTSPEEGGGLSMKQTVLLIAGEMAGSGVLALPRALARTGWFGVPVIILMCVIAAFSGKRLGDCWSMIEERDPKMRSRQRNPYAIIANQALGKTWSVVVSCAMIVTLFGVSVVYLLLAAQIIENVFLALMPTVTLCIWYLIVAGAMTPLLICATPKDFHFTGIIAFGSTVLACVLYFIQMMNDIRPFVYRYGLHGFQEFFLALGTIMFAFGAASTFPTIQNDMADKTKFSKTLNYSFGAILLLYLPIAIGGYAVYGEPVSPNIVTSLSATPLTLVANVLMAIHLVFAFIIIINPVCQEVEELYEVPRDSVGWRMLVRLSIMAALLFIGESIPRFYTILALVGGTTVALLTFVLPAYCYLKLIDQPAAEGQEAANPPGWMKMACWQVICVGVVGGIIATYSAVSAIFSTSQATPCYLQ from the exons GGACCGGAGGATCCAACTAGTCCAGAAGAGGGTGGCGGACTATCAATGAAGCAGACCGTTCTTCTAATCGCAGGGGAGATGGCGGGTAGTGGTGTCCTGGCTCTACCACGAGCACTCGCCAGGACCG GGTGGTTCGGAGTTCCGGTCATTATCCTGATGTGTGTCATCGCCGCGTTCAGTGGCAAGAGGCTCGGCGACTGCTGGTCCATGATCGAAGAGCGAGACCCCAAAATGAGGAGCAGGCAGAGGAATCCTTACGCTATCATTGCTAACCAAGCACTGGGAAAAACATGGAG CGTGGTGGTGTCCTGCGCAATGATAGTGACGCTGTTCGGCGTGTCCGTGGTGTACCTGCTGCTGGCCGCGCAGATCATCGAGAACGTGTTCCTAGCGCTGATGCCCACCGTCACGCTCTGCATCTGGTACCTCATCGTCGCCGGCGCCATGACGCCGCTGCTGATCTGCGCCACGCCCAAGGACTTCCA TTTCACGGGCATCATAGCTTTCGGCTCCACTGTACTCGCCTGCGTGTTGTACTTCATCCAGATGATGAACGATATTCGACCGTTTGTGTACCGCTACGGCCTACATGGATTCCAAGAATTCTTTCTCGCTCTTGGCACCATCATGTTTGCTTTTGGAGCAGCATCTACTTTCCCCACTATTCAAAACGATATGGCTGATAAAACAAAATTCAGTAAAACACTGAACTATAGTTTTGGag CAATCCTTCTCCTGTATTTGCCGATCGCTATTGGCGGGTACGCCGTGTACGGCGAGCCAGTGTCTCCCAACATCGTTACCTCGTTGTCTGCCACTCCGCTTACTCTTGTGGCTAATGTGCTGATGGCTATACACCTGGTTTTTgcctttatcatcatcataaaccCCGTCTGCCAGGAGGTCGAAGAACTTTATGAAGTCCCGAGAG ATTCGGTAGGCTGGCGCATGCTGGTCCGCCTGTCTATAATGGCCGCCCTGCTGTTCATCGGCGAGAGCATCCCGCGGTTCTACACGATCCTGGCGCTGGTGGGCGGCACCACCGTGGCGCTGCTCACCTTCGTGCTGCCCGCCTACTGCTACCTGAAGCTCATCGACCAGCCGGCTGCCGAAGGACAAGAGGCTGC GAACCCACCCGGCTGGATGAAGATGGCGTGCTGGCAGGTGATCTGCGTGGGCGTCGTCGGCGGCATCATTGCTACCTACAGCGCTGTCAGTGCTATCTTCAGCACCAGCCAGGCGACTCCCTGCTACTTGCAGTAA